From the genome of Loxodonta africana isolate mLoxAfr1 chromosome 19, mLoxAfr1.hap2, whole genome shotgun sequence:
GAGTTATTAAAAGctttattttatatcctatattattTTGGTTGTCTACAGAGGAACGGGGGAGGAAACCAAGTAAATATATGAAACTGAGGCTCTGCCTGAGTAATGACTCCAAAAGAGTTGGGAATGAAAGAAGATTTAAGATGTCTGAGGTTCTCAATGCGGTATTTCAGTCATAACTTTTGTAACTACAAACTGGCATTTGTTGGAGGGGTGCTACATGATGGAGAGAGAGCAATTCATTTAGCTGTAATGGAAGCAGCAAGAGGGGGAGGGGTATTGTACTGATGGAATGTGGATACTATTTTTCCTTGCTAACATAAAATTTATCATGAAGTGGTATGCCACTCTCTTAACTGAATGGAGTGTTAGCTTGACAGTGCATTATAtgttagttggttctgactcatagtgatcctatatacaacagaacgaaacactgcaaggtcctacaccatcctcacaatcattttcatgcttcagcccattgttgcagccactgtgtcaatccatctctttgagggtcttcttctttttcgttgactttgtattttaccaagcatgatgtccttctccagggactgactgatccctcctgataacgcttccaaagtacatgagatgtaatcttgccatccttgcctctaaggagcattctggttgtacttcttccaagacagatttgtttgctcttttggcagcccatagtatattcaatattcttccccaacaccacagttcaaaggcattaatCATTCTTTGTTCTTCatgcatcatccagctttcgtatgcatatgaggcagttgaaaacacgtggcttgggtcaggtacaccttagtctttaacGTGACAtctaagagatcttttgcagcagatttgcccaacaggtcatttgatttcttgacctctacttccatgggtgttgattgtgaatccatgtaaaatgaaatccttgaaaacttcaaacttttctccatttatcatgatgttgcttattggtccagttgtgaggatttttgcttccctTATGTTGAGGttaaattcatactgaaggctgtggtctttgatcttcctaagtttaagtgcttcaagtcttcttcacctttagcaagcaaggttgtgtcatgtgcataatacaggttgttaatgagtcttcctccagtcctgatgccatgttcttcttcatatagtctagcttctcggattttatatatctatatatatatttttttatatatatatcttttctgATAACAAGTGAAACTGTAGAATGTTAATGTTGGCAAGGTACAAGTTCTTTCATGTTATTAACTACTTTGACAGGTCTTTCCCCTTTCTTCAGTAAGAGCTTGATTCTTTGCATCAAATTCCAGGAGGTGACATATATTTCAGGTGACCTCATTCAGTTTTCCTTCCTTTGCcttgttttatgcatcttttaATGGGGATCCATTTGTCTTCCTGAGAACTGTGAGCAAGTCCCTAATAAAGAATTTTAGTCAAAGTAGTTTGCCACCTGCCAATGAGAAATCAATAACTTTAGAAATATTGAGTGACATATTTCATGGGTGGCTGATGAAGAACAGAGATAGGCATCAGCTCTCCAAATGACATGAACACATGATTTGCTTCTAATTATAATTCTTATTTTAATTTGCCAAAGGAATGAACTCAGTGGGAGAAGATGGTAAACTGCTTTCACAGGGACATAGTGATTATTATGCTTTATAATCAATAACACCCAGCAAAGGAAATTTAATATCAAGCTATGATAGTAACAGATGACGGTGGGTGGGATGTGGAAGTGACATACACAAATTTGTTCAAATTCTAAGGGTCGGAATCGAATAAGTTACGTTCAAGGCATGCTTTATTAGAATTGTCCAAACCTGTCTAATTGCTGATAACACAGAAATAATTTTACATGATATTTAACCACTTTAATTCTATCTAAATACTTTTCTTATTGCTATTCTTGAGGAACAAAGTATCGATCAAAGATGATAGGCAGACACGCGTTACTTTACCCTATGGAACCCGTTATGTGTTATAGGTGACTAACAGAAGAAACACTCATTTGTGTCCTCATGCTTTCTTATGAGtctgagaaatggaaaaaaatacagacattaAGTGCCTCATGCACCTatcagaatcttaatatattgtaTTTGGTAAGGTTGCTTCCACAAAATAAATTTCATGCACAGACACAGGAGAGTGAAACCTAGAAAATAGCCCAAGGTTGCTGATTGTCAAGTGTGATGTTTCTGCTACTTATCTGACAATGAATTTTAAAGTAATACTCTCTTAAGGTGAGCTAATTCCTCCATAAATAAAATATGGATAATGGGGACTGCTTAGGGCAGGCTAAGTGCAACAGGTAGAAGGTTTAATCCAAGGGCGAACAAATACAACCCATGTCTGTGTTGTCTTTTCAATAAAAGTATAtagtggaggcctggtggtatagtggttaaagagctcagctgctaactaaaaggtcagcagtttgaatctgccagctgctctttggaagccctatggggcagctctactctgtcctgtagggtcactatgagttggaattgagtcaatggcagtggctttggtttcttGTTTTAGTGGTTTCATAGAGCAAAATCATGAAGCCTGGTTAAAACTGAAAAGGAGAGTTTTCGTGAGGGAATAGAGAGTTGGCAGCACAGAAGAACATTGCAGTGGAGAAACATGGAGTCCCAGCAAATGAAACACACAAATCCAAGGGAGATCAATTGGGGGCACACTGTTACAGGGTTGGAGGAAGGAGTACCAAAcacaatattctgattggttCACAGTGGTTCAGGTCAGTCAAAggtaagacaaagtaaagcataatCTTCTACATTATTGGTTACAGGAATACATTGATTGCCTAAAAGCATAATTGAAAAACTTGGGGTCAAAGGAAGGACCTCATGTTGGTTACAAAGTAATGACATCATGGAAATGTTCAGGAGTGGTCTGTTGAAAGTTACCTCGCTCAGAGCATCAATCTCCAGAGATTGCGAACAAAGGAGTTTCCATGAAGTACTCACATTCTTTAGCCTGACCTTGAAGAAACTTATTTCCTTAACAGTAATAGGAGTTGTTTCCTAGGCAACAAGAATAGAGTCTGGGGGAAAGGTTACACTGAGCTCTTAGAGTTAGTTCAGTCATTTTACAAATAGATCAGATgtctctgtttttattttattccctaccagtggaaaggagccctggtggcatggtggttaagagcttggccgctaaccgaaagattggcagttcaaatccaccagctgcttcttgaaaaccctatggggcagttctaccctgtcctatagagtcaatgtgagttggaattgacttgaggacaacCTGTTTATCAGAGGAAAAGCCATGGGTTTTGATAtgagaggggaaaccctggtggcgtagtggttaaatcctacggctgctaaccaaagggttggcagttcgaatccacccggcggtacttggaaactctatggggcagttctactctgtcctatagggttgctatgagtcggaatcgactcgatggcactgcgtttggtttggtttttggtttgatatgaGAAAGGCCTGGAATCTAGTCCTTACACCCAAATGTCTCCAAAAATGGTGATAAAaataatacttaggaatatatttGTTTTGGGGATTAAATTATTACAGGTAAATTATCTAGAAGAGTGTGTCTGGTAGATAATAAACTTGACAATTGTTATTATTCTTTGTGAGGTGTTTGGGCTGGGACATGTGTCCTCACCTATCTGAAGGTTCATCCTGGGGAGAAGGGAATAGGGACATATATGACTCCCCAGACCTTGCACCATTAGGTAAAAGTAATAGTGGGTCAGATGTGGGATCAGTATAAAGGTTTTTCCAACAGTCCAAACTACCTGTTGCAACAAAGTAACTTCCTTGTCACTGTGTACATTAAATTGTGggataaaaatcagttgccatggacttcaacttatggcgaccccatctgTTTCAATTGCTGAATCTCTGAGGGAGAGGTAACTGCTGCTTTCTTTAGGTCAGAAgaattatattaataataattaccACCAGTTGTAAATGaggcaactctgactcatggtgaccccatgtttgtcaaagtaaaattgtgctccttaagattttcagtggctgattttttttcaaagtagagtgccaggcctttcttccaagaggcctctgggtgaactggaatttccaatcttttggttatcagccaagcacattaactgtttgcactacccagggactcatttCTAACGTAACCCttttgtcatcgagttgattccaactcagagccaccctataaaaaaaaaaacaaaaactatagtgGTGGTTAAAATTGATGTCTTTAAGTCCAAAATCAAGTAGGCAGCCTTGATTAAGAAGAATCTGGGGAGGAAAAAAGGGAGGACAGTTTTCTCTTTGATCTTTAAGATAGTCATGTATTATCATATAGTTAAATGGTATAAGTCAATAGCTTTTAAATTGATTCTTCCAAACATTAGCACACAGTAGTTCAAGTACAAATTGCTCTTTAGCCTGATATAGTCTTTCTAAGAGTAAATTTTTTGACATCTAAATTGAGCAATATTTAAGAGCATTATTTCACTCTTGAGTTTTCCAAGTTTAAATTGGGAAGTGCTGGGGTGTTGTGACTTGTACTGAGGCCTGAGCCTCCCAAGTCCCAGGGCAGAGTGCTTTGTGCTATACTGCCCTGTGTTTTCAATCAATCTGGTTTATAAGAGGAGGttatgaaaaattaaaattaaggaGATGCAGAAGCCCTAATTTGAACCAGTAATTTGCCCCCTTTACCAAAATTCTTTTAAGATTAAGCTGAGAACCAATTAGACAAGAATGTCAATGTCACTGACATCTCTTTTAGCTGTCATGGACTACTATCTTATGAATGTGAGAATACTAAAAGATAGAACCTGTGATACTTGACGTTGATTCCTGACTTGTGATCCTAGGATCTTAAATCAGATTCATGAATTCCCTGTGCCATCTGCAGACAATATTGTCACTCAAGTTCTTGGaccctttattttttctttatgttttgctCCCTTCCTGTCCTTTCCCCTGTccatccaacacacacacacacacacagtcttagtcatctagtgctgctgtaacagaaataccacaagtgaatggcttgaacaaagagaaatttatttcttcacagtaaagtaggctaaaagtctaaattcacgGCATTagttacaggggaaggctttctctctgtgtccgcCCTAGAGGAagttccttctcatcaatctccccctggaatAGGAGTTTCTTTGAaaaggaaccccaagtccaaaggacatgctctgcttctggcagtgctttcttggtggcatgaggtccccaactctctgcttgcttccctttcatctcttgtaagacaaaaggtggcgcaggccataccccaggaaaACTACCTTTACATTGGTTCGGGGATGTAAccttagtaaggatgttacaatcccactctaatcctctttaacataaaattacaattacgaaatggaggacaaccacacaatactgggaatcatggcgcagccaaactgatacacacatttttggggtgacattactcaatccatgacacacacacacacactcacacacacaacaaGACTATAGGCATCGGGGTCTGTATAAGTAGGCCAAGCTTCCTACATTGGAATGATCATCCTCCCGTTTAATGTTAAAAAGAAgacgaagaagaagaaaaagcttTTGATCTAAAAGAGTATTAACTAGAGTTAGTAACTTCTTGAAGATATGATGAGATAACTTTTCAAAATATCTGGAGTAAGAAGACAAATATAACTCTGAGAGTCTGGCATTACAGGCGTGGAGCACAGTCAATATGGGTTTggggtttaatgttgtcttcAGAGTTTTCCCAGAAAACAATTTCTCCCCCTCACTCTCAGTATTGCTTTAAGTAATTTGCTTTAGGAAACTTTTAAGCTCCATGATTATGTAAGTAGATTCTTGGAATATAAACAGCCTTCATAGTCTACTTCAGTTAAAAACTCAGTTGTTTTCCCTTTCCAAATTCTCTATATGATGATGATTAATATATGTGTATACTGATGAAAAAATATGTGTACATGTGAGTGCATGTGTTTTTATACTATTTTCTTATTCTGGTAAACTCATTCTAATCACAGTCTATACTGAAATCATATATAAGCAATTAATGTTCCAATTAATTTCTTGGCTTCAAATTAATAAAATCTGTATCTTTAGCTTTGATCCAATTTAAAATTCAGTACATCCAGCAGATGAGTTTTGATCAGCCGTTATGTGCCTATTATAGTGTTAGGCATTTTCactcatttaatttaaaaaaaaaaaatttttttttttttaatgacctcaaaAGCTCTTTGAAGAGTATTTTAAGGAAATAAAGTCTTAGAGGAATGATGTAATAGACATATAATTTTACCATCCATAGACCTGAGATTCAAACTCAAATCCAATGCTTTTCCCAAAACTCTACACTTATAAGGGTAACGGAAGAATTTTTTATAGAACCCAGTAAAATAATTCAGTTTTAGGCAAATTTTATAAACCACTAGGAAAAATGACTTGCTTGACTGCTCCAAACGGGAACAACCAATCTATTTGTTGTGGAAACGAATATCCTAATGTTTTAATACTGTGTCTGCACTGACTGGCAATAGAAGGAAATGTTCTAGAAATAACACTTTCTATTGAATATTAAAGTTATTATGAGAAAAGTGTTTGCCACATTTTGTAAACTGCAAGCTGCTGTGGTAGAAAGAATCACTATGTATTTTGTATTTGGGTGTTTTATTCTTCTCGTGATATGAGCATTGTGCCATAGATAAGTGgatatcattcattttttaaaatgtgaagaGGTTCGTGAACATATTAAAAGATTCATAACATAGATTAGTTTTCTTTCAGCCTGAAAAGAAAtaaccactgctgagtgccctcATAAATTGAGATGGCCGCAATGGGAGGGTTTCCGGggccgtaagaaaaaaaaaaatttatttttttattttttttatagtacagGGCTTAAGACATGTGCTCTGGAGCCaaattaaacccactgccgtcgactgGGCTAAATCCCAGTTTTAGCACCTACTAGCTGTTTGACCCAGAGAAAATTTCCTTAAACTTTCTCTGTTCACTTATGTTTGAAAATTGAGAATTAATTGGCCTTGGTACTTCTTACAATATTGAAAATGAAACTGTATCTCTAAGGCAACTTATTGGAAAAGTAGTGATTCTGTTTTCGGCAActtaatggagccctggaggtacagtggttatgcgcttggctgccaaccagatcgctggttagaacccaccagtcgctctatgacagaaagatgaagcagtctgctcccataaagattacaactctGGAaatcttacggggcagttctgcttgtcctacagggtcgctatgagttggaattgactctgcggctgtgagtttttttgttttgattttattcGGTTTCTTTTAACGTAGTTATAGCCAGACATTGAAACCAGAGAAAagtattctaatttttttaaacacttggaGGTTTGCCTTAGTTTAAAAAAGCCTCTTCTTGTCACTGAACACAATTGGAAACTTGAACTTCAATCTCTTTTCTCTTTAGATAATAGTGTTAACAACTGACATTAGCAAAAGAACGAGTGAATTCTACAAGACCATTGCATCTttaggcccttgtcctcaatgaatatttgttgaattaatgaatcaGCCAGGCAATTTTATAAAAGCTGCAAGTCTTTGCATGGCTTATGAAAGGTATGttgttatattatttttaaagaggACAAAATGTGATTTTGTCTCTTAAATACATGGAAGTATTACTAAAATTCCTTTATTTTCAGGAAAGAAAATGATACAGTTGAATGGAAAGTTAGGAGATGAAGGGACAAGTCTCTGTGCTGGCCTTGAGAGAATTGCTGATTGATCCTGTCATTTTAAATAGTATacgccacgcacacacacacatacatgcaaaagTTTCCAAACTGTGACTCAAAGATCAGTGCCAGTAAATGAGACGATTTGAGGTGTGGACGGATTAATATTTTTATAGCAGTGGTTACTTTCAAAATTCAACTATCAGATCAATAGCAATGTAGCCTCTGTTCCCACTTTTGTTAACAACTCCCAGACCCTTTTTGAGAGTTTCTGTTCTGTCATTGGAGTTAGTCTTAGTGGAAGACAGTCAGTCAAGGTGCTCTTCCCTTTGCTGGCCAAGTTGTGGGGCACGTATACGCTTTGTTCCTGAATTCCACACAAATGAGACAAAGTTTTGAGCTCAAACAGCTCTGTGGCTGAAAAAACTGCACCATGATCTCTGCAGTTTTTTAACCACAGAGCTGACAAAACTGTCCCTGGGACTGTCCTAGCCTGTGTTCCCCAAAACGTGCTTCCTTGGCTGATTCTTCCATTCCAGGAGCGGCCTCTTTCTTCTAATACACTCTTTAAAAAATAGATTCTACATAGCTAGCCTCAGTTTTTGCTGATTGTATTTAAATAATCTTGTTTCACGTTAGGTGTCATGAATATTGTTgctttggaaaaagaaaagtatTTTAACACAAAACATcagttattttaaagaaaaatactaaGTATTTATACAAATGATTATGCACATGTAACAAAAATTTTGAGAACTGACAAATGACTAATGATCAGAAAACATCACTACAAAAATTGCCATTAATGGTGAGTGTCCCCGGCACATTAAGAAATTAAAATTGGGATATCttgaacaaatattttaaaaggtaTCAAGGATTATATTTTTGGGACTGATCCTATTATTAAGAAACAAGAAATATggatatggaaaaatatattaaTTAGCATATCAATGATCACAAAAATCTAAAAGATATCCTTGGTCAAGATTAGGCCTTTTTATCTAAAAACATTTCTGGCCTGTAATAGAgaatctcatttttctttttccaggtaggatattttgtttatttttgactTTATTTCCTCAATTAGCAAAACACTAAAGGTACAAATCTCCATCAACAAAATCAAGAATCGACGAtgcagattgtgtgtgtgtgtggggggggggggagccaGAACCACGCACCTGAGACTCGATGTTTCTTGTTAGATGTCTAAGTGATTTTAGCACAGCTTCAACTGGACCCATTGTAATAACTGCCACGAGTGCCTTTATCTGTGTCCCAACTCCAAGGAGCAAGTTAGGACTCCTTACTGCCCCTCTTTGTCTTGAAGTTCTCTGAGTTCTACTTTGGGACTCAAGCATCAGGAAATTGAAGACCTCCCTTCCACCCATGTTATTTTgttatctgattttctttttcaaagataTGATTTTTAAGTTTTGGCGTGAAGTTTGGACAAAATAAAGATTTTGAGACCTGAAAATGTTTtcagcaattatcttttttttttttcaaataatcacTCTCACTGAAATAGTGGTAAAAGTGCAGGTACTTAGAATCCCCACCGAATAATTGACTCTAGGGAAAGATTCAAGAAGCAGAGATTTTACCTTGAAATGACGTAACACCAAGCCACTGATTATGTTTCCAATATGACCTTTATTGAGCATGTACTGCTGTGACAATTAACATCAATCAACGAAAGGTTGCAGACTATGCATGTCAACGAGGTTCTCCCATGAACGAAAGTCCATTTGAAATGCACCAGTGAGGTAAACATAATTATTCATATATAGCTTTCTTAAGGCTAAGAGAGTTCTGTTTCACTTATTATTTTTGGCTCAGTTGGTTCTTTGCATAATACATCTCAAGACATCCCCCCGCTGAGTGCCCTCCTTCCAACAGCTTAGGAAATTGGCAAATTCCCCAGGTACATACAGTGTCATGCATTTGAATCCCCCAAAGACTGAGGAGGGAGCACCCTGAGCTTGCATGCAGTTCCCTCATATTGCACAAAGTAAAATACAATGTCTGGAGCCCACATGGGAGAACCCGTTCTGTTTTGAAGCTGTCAATCACATGCATTTAGAAATTGTCATATGGCTTAACCTTTTGCAATGATCTCAGATCTTAGTCACTCTGGGTGACCTCCTTTACTATGGCGTGTGAAGTGACCTTCTCTACCTTTTTAGTAGACACTAGTTTCTCCTCAAAGGTCTCTTCATGCTCTTCGACCTTTTGAGTGACGGTTACAGATTTGGTGATGTATTTGGTAGCACCATCTCCTCCCTCACTGgtgattgtttccacctttttggtcACTACCACTTTCTCCTCGCTTTTATCGCCCCCCTTCTTTTCATCAGCTGGGCTCAGGTCTAACCCATTTGTGACCACCCCTTTCTCCTCTTCTGCCCCACTgcccttttccttcctttcctgcacTTTCTCTTCTTTGCCTTCCACCTCACCGTTTATAGCTATATCTTCCTTGGTGGAATCCTTTGAAACTtggtcccttccttcctcctcgcTCCCGCCTTCCTCTTCTGCTTTTCCCTTCTCCTTTGGCTTCTCCTCCTCTTTGGCATCTTTCTCTAAGCTCACCTTTACCGGCTTGGCGGTGGCAACTACCTCCTCCACAGCCGCCTCCTTTACTGGGGACTCCGCTTTCTTCTTCTCTGGCACTTCTTTCGGtttctcctcctttttctctACCTTCTCTTCCTTGGGAGATtcctttgcttctttcttttcctcctcagcTTTCACTTCTTCCTCTTTTGGCTTCGCCTCCTCCACAGGCGATTTTGCTTTCACCTCCTCCACAGGCGATTTTGCTTTCACCTCCTCCACAGGCGATTTTGGCTTCACCTCCTCCACAGGCGATTTTGGTTTCGCCTCCTCCACAGGCGATTTTGGCTTCGCCTCCTCCACAGGCGATTTTGGCTTCGCCTCCTCCACAGGCGATTTTGGTTTCGCCTCCTCCACAGGCGATTTTGGCTTCGCCTCCTCCACAGGCGATTTTGGCTTCGCCTCCTCCACAGGCGATTTTGGCTTCACCTCCTCCACAGGCGATTTTGCTTTCGCCTCCTCCACAGGCGATTTTGCTTTTGCCTCCTCCACAGGTGATTTTGCTTTCACTTCCTCCACAGGTGACTTTGGCACAGGGGACTTGGCTTTCTCTGGCTTTTCCACCTTGGCTTCTGGCACCAGCTCCTCTTTGGCAGCCACTTCTTCACCCTTTTTCtcagctttcttttcttccttaacttcAGCCTCCTCTCCTTCACCTTCAGCCTctgtttctccttcttcctctttttcactagaCACTTCCTTTTCAGATCCTCCTTCTTCAGCTTGGTCTGATTTAGcaccctcttcttcttcttcctcttcttcctcttcctcctttttaCCTTCTTCTTCTTTAATTTCGGGTGCAGCAGCTTTCACGGGAGACTCTTTGGGAGCTACAACTTCTTCTTcagcttcttttttctcttccttttcttctcgcTTCTCTTTCATGGAAACTGCCAATTCCTCTGTAATGGCTGTCAGGGCTTCTTCCATTTCTGACTTCTCATCCTCCACTTTGGTTTCCTCTATGATCTCCTCAACAAATTTGTGTTGGACCTTTAGCTTGGGAGCCTCTACCTTGGTTTTCTGAATCTTACTAGCTATTGTGACTGAGGGCTGCCGGTGTGTATACAGAGGCCCCATGATGCTTCCAGGAAATGTGCTAAATCTGGTCTCTTCACCTTCCAGGAGTTTTCTGAGGAATGAAAGAAGACAAGCCGTAATTAAAATTTCGTTGGGACTTCTGAGCTTCATTACATTATGGGTCACTCAGTAGGCACTTTTAAATGGAATCACTTAAGTAAAAGATTCCATCAAGCCCATGTAATGCCTGCTATCACTTCATTGGGATATTGTGTCATATTCAGTGACAGAGACAGATTTTTTCTGATTGTCGCCTGCTGCAGTAACTAACTATGCCTGGCCACGAAGTCTCAGCCCTGCAGTGTTCCATTTGGTgcaacataaatatattaaaaagcaCCCCAagccccttgccattgagtcaattccgactcataaggaccctataggacagagaataactggcccatggagtttccaaggagcaccaggtagatttgaactgccagccttttggttagcagctataacgcttaaccactacaccaccagggtttccaaaaagcacccTAGTGGGTAGAAAAACTTAGTGATCTCCTTGAGCATTTGGACTTTCAGGATGTATATTAGAATATTTTTAAGCAAACGTAATTGCTCAAAAATGTTTACAAAACGATTTAGCATACTCTAGAACTTATTCTATATCAAATTATAGCTATGCACTAATATGGATGTGTCAGGTTATAAATTGGTCTGCAATTATAAAGTATCTATTTAATATAATTACTCAGCTTTCCTGAGAAGAGAGCTGTCTGAGTGCAATTTGCTCTGTAATATTATAATTTACCTTATTGGTAGTACAAAAACTGTTTAATGAAGCATCTTCCCCTTTCAATATAAGTCAGCAGAAAGGTTACATCAGTTAGTAGACTTATAACCTCTTCTCTCCCCTCCATctctacacatatacacacatatgacaTATATCTAGATATATCATCTATACCCATAGTCCAGGATATAGTATGCCTAGATTatagttataaaaataaatatacccatattttattttatcaatCTATATTTCCAGCCAGATGATGGCAATAGTAAGCTATAATAGTGAAACAGAAATAGGATGTCCTGGAGCTTGTCCTTGACATTATAGTAAAATTGAAAAGCTGAAACCCCCAAATGAAATACTGAAAATTAGGAATCTGTGTTTGCTTCAAACATGAGGAAAACATTTTCTCTAAAAGACAAAATTTGAACACAAGAGTGGACATTAATCAGCCCCCCCCCACCACGTGTAGTTCACTTTATTTCAACTAATGTGCATTCTTTTAAAGCTGTATGAAACGTGGTAAGATCACATTTGCAGGTCTTTAGAATAATTCCTTTTTAATTAAGAAAGAAAACTTGACACTGGTTTAAGACTCCTGCTGTAAGTGAGGAAGGTTCTGCCCCATCACCTCTGCAGTGCGGTTAGTGTTCCTGCTACGTTCCGCAGTGGGCACCATACCTGTACGCAGCGATCTCGATATCCAGAGCCATCTTGACATTGAGGAGATCCTGGTATTCTCGCAAATGACGAG
Proteins encoded in this window:
- the NEFM gene encoding neurofilament medium polypeptide; translation: MSYTLDSLGNPSAYRRVTETRSSFSRLSGTPSSGFRSQSWSRGSPSTVSSSYKRTALAPRLAYSSAMLSSAESSLDFSQSSSLLNGGSGPGGDLKLSRSNEKEQLQGLNDRFAGYIEKVHYLEQQNKEIEAEIQALRQKQASQAQLGDAYDQEIRELRATLEMVNHEKAQVQLDSDHLEEDIHRLKERFEEEARLRDDTEAAIRTLRKDIEETSLVKVELDKKVQSLQDEVAFLRSNHEEEVADLLAQIQASHITVERKDYLKTDISTALKEIRSQLESHSDQNMHQAEEWFKSRYAKLTEAAEQNKEAIRSAKEEIAEYRRQLQSKSIELESVRGTKESLERQLSDIEERHSHDLSSYQDTIQQLENELRGTKWEMARHLREYQDLLNVKMALDIEIAAYRKLLEGEETRFSTFPGSIMGPLYTHRQPSVTIASKIQKTKVEAPKLKVQHKFVEEIIEETKVEDEKSEMEEALTAITEELAVSMKEKREEKEEKKEAEEEVVAPKESPVKAAAPEIKEEEGKKEEEEEEEEEEEGAKSDQAEEGGSEKEVSSEKEEEGETEAEGEGEEAEVKEEKKAEKKGEEVAAKEELVPEAKVEKPEKAKSPVPKSPVEEVKAKSPVEEAKAKSPVEEAKAKSPVEEVKPKSPVEEAKPKSPVEEAKPKSPVEEAKPKSPVEEAKPKSPVEEAKPKSPVEEAKPKSPVEEVKPKSPVEEVKAKSPVEEVKAKSPVEEAKPKEEEVKAEEEKKEAKESPKEEKVEKKEEKPKEVPEKKKAESPVKEAAVEEVVATAKPVKVSLEKDAKEEEKPKEKGKAEEEGGSEEEGRDQVSKDSTKEDIAINGEVEGKEEKVQERKEKGSGAEEEKGVVTNGLDLSPADEKKGGDKSEEKVVVTKKVETITSEGGDGATKYITKSVTVTQKVEEHEETFEEKLVSTKKVEKVTSHAIVKEVTQSD